One Takifugu rubripes chromosome 19, fTakRub1.2, whole genome shotgun sequence genomic window carries:
- the sfmbt1 gene encoding scm-like with four MBT domains protein 1, producing MSQESVEIDGDSAQDGSDFSWDDYLEETGALSVPHHAFKHVDQSLQTGLTPGMKLEVCVRSEPNGPYWVANIITTCGQLLLLRYEGYQDDRRADFWCDIMTADLHPLGWSRQHGKTMRAPEGVREKHQDWEALLERALAEECSVPANLLELPQRGRDPVELLCAGCYVELQDNVDLGAAWAAEVEENVGGRLKLRLVGTEGLPDTPATLWLFYLHPRLHPPGWAKEHGYTLRPPSDLSALRTEEEWEEVRQRICDLPQDEALTAEYNKDPQSVAAHCFKEGMKLEAVDPAAPISIRPATVTKVHNEHFFLVTMDDLCGIEDSEATKRSFLCHRDSPGIFPAQWSLKNGVPLSPPPGYQGPDFDWADYLKQCEAEAAPQNCFPTDQYDHSFKQAMKLEAVNPLSPENIHVATVTSVKGQYVWLSLEGLKQPMPELIVHVDSLDIFPVSWCETNGYPLIYPIKPSVEKERKIAVVQPEKHRAPPKSSSPDAVKQQMASQSETGPGNGKYCCPKIYFNHRCFSGPYLNKGRIAELPQFIGPGNCVLVLKEVLTLLINSAYKPSRVLRELQLDQESRWQGHGETLKAKYKGKSYRATVEIVRTADRVADFCRKTCIKLECCPNLFGPRMVLDRCSENCSVLTKTKYTYYYGKKKSKRVGRPPGGHTNLEGGVKRRGRRRKRRKQLFVHKKRRSSASVDNTPVGSPQGSGEEEDLDEDDSLSEDSGSELQDDLQDDSEQSFGKSQPTTPSPSPPATPRPTRRHRKPRSPSFSDDENRPPSPKTSKTEPPQKLCLDTSPLEWTVTDVVRFIRTTDCAPLARIFLDQEIDGQALLLLNLPTVQECMNLKLGPAIKLCHHIERVKLAFYQQFAT from the exons ATGAGTCAGGAGTCGGTGGAGATCG ATGGAGACTCTGCTCAGGATGGATCTGACTTCAGCTGGGATGACTACCTGGAGGAGACCGGAGCCCTGTCGGTGCCTCATCACGCGTTCAAACAC GTGGACCAGAGCCTGCAGACGGGGCTGACGCCAGGTATGAAGCTGGAGGTGTGCGTGCGATCAGAGCCCAACGGCCCTTACTGGGTGGCTAACATCATCACCACATGTggccagctgttgctgctgcggtATGAGGGCTACCAGGACGACCGGCGCGCCGACTTCTGGTGCGACATCATGACGGCAGACCTCCACCCGCTGGGCTGGAGCCGCCAGCATGGCAAGACCATGAGAGCGCCAGAGG GTGTGCGTGAGAAACACCAGGACTGGGAGGCTCTGCTGGAAAGGGCCTTGGCCGAGGAGTGCAGCGTGCCTGCCAACCTGCTGGAATTG CCCCAGCGTGGAAGAGACCCAGTGGAGCTACTGTGTGCAGGTTGTTACGTGGAGCTCCAGGACAATGTTGACCTGGGGGCGGCCTGGGCCGCCGAGGTGGAGGAGAACGTCGGAGGAAGGCTGAAGCTGCGTCTGGTTGGCACGGAGGGCCTCCCAGACACACCCGCAACCCTCTGGCTCTTTTACCTCCACCCACGCCTTCACCCACCAGGCTGGGCCAAAGAGCATGGCTACACCCTCAGGCCCCCGTCAG ACCTGTCGGCCCTGAGGAcggaggaagagtgggaggaggtgagacagaGGATCTGTGACCTTCCGCAAGACGAAGCTCTGACTGCAGAGTACAACAAG GATCCCCAGTCTGTCGCTGCTCATTGTTTTAAGGAAGGAATGAAACTGGAGGCTGTTGATCCTGCTGCTCCTATTTCCATCAGACCTGCAACTGTCACCAAG GTGCACAATGAACATTTTTTCCTCGTGACGATGGATGACCTTTGCGGCATTGAGGACTCAGAGGCTACCAAGAGATCCTTCCTGTGTCACAGAGACAGTCCAGGAATCTTCCCTGCACAGTGGAGCCTCAAAAATGGGGTCCCCCTCAGCCCCCCACCAG GATACCAGGGTCCAGACTTTGACTGGGCAGACTACTTGAAACAATGTGAAGCTGAGGCAGCTCCTCAAAATTGCTTCCCGACT GACCAGTAtgaccacagcttcaaacagGCCATGAAACTGGAGGCTGTCAATCCACTGTCACCGGAGAATATCCATGTGGCAACTGTCACCAGCGTCAAAGGGCAATATGTTTGGCTCAGCCTGGAAG gcCTGAAACAGCCAATGCCAGAGTTGATAGTTCATGTGGACTCCCTCGACATTTTTCCAGTCAGCTGGTGTGAGACCAATGGCTACCCACTCATCTACCCCATCAAACCCTCTG ttgaaaaggagaggaagattGCTGTGGTGCAGCCCGAGAAACA CCGAGCTCCACCCAAATCATCGTCACCTGATGCGGTCAAGCAGCAGATGGCCAGCCAGtcagagacag GACCAGGTAACGGCAAATACTGCTGCCCTAAAATCTACTTCAACCACCGCTGCTTCTCGGGGCCTTACCTGAACAAAGGACGCATTGCAGAACTGCCTCAGTTCATTGGCCCTGGAAACTGTGTTCTAGTGCTGAAAGAG GTCCTGACTCTGCTGATAAACTCGGCTTACAAGCCCAGCCGAGTGCTaagagagctgcagctggatcaGGAGAGCCGCTGGCAAGGCCACGGAGAGACACTCAAAGCCAA GTACAAGGGAAAGAGTTACCGAGCCACAGTGGAAATAGTCCGCACTGCAGACCGTGTAGCCGATTTCTGCAGAAAAACCTGCATCAAGCTAGAGTGCTGCCCAAACCTCTTTGGACCGCGCATGGTTCTGGACCGCTGCTCTGAGAACTGTTCCGTTCTTACAAAGACCAAATACA CGTATTACTATGGAAAAAAGAAGAGCAAGCGTGTTGGCCGTCCACCAGGGGGCCACACCAATCTCGAGGGGGGAGTGAAGAGGAGGGGgcgaaggaggaagaggaggaagcagctctTTGTGCACAAGAAGAGGCGCTCCTCGGCCTCAGTGGACAACACGCCTGTTGGATCTCCACAG GGCAGCGGGGAGGAAGAAGATCTGGATGAAGATGACTCCTTAAGCGAAGACTCTGGTTCAGAGCTGCAGGATGATCTACAGGATGACTCGGAGCAATCGTTTGGGAAGTCCCAGCCCACCacgccctctccctcccctccagcGACGCCCAGGCCCACACGTCGACATCGGAAACCCCGCTCGCCCTCATTTTCTGATGATGAGAATCGACCCCCATCACCAAAG ACCTCAAAGACTGAGCCTCCTCAGAAGTTGTGTTTGGACACCAGCCCGCTGGAGTGGACCGTTACGGACGTGGTGCGCTTCATCAGGACCACTGACTGTGCACCTCTTGCACGGATTTTCCTGGATCAA gaGATCGATGGAcaagcactgctgctgctgaacctcCCAACGGTACAAGAGTGCATGAATCTGAAGCTGGGACCAGCCATCAAGCTGTGCCACCACATTGAGAGGGTCAAGCTGGCATTCTACCAGCAGTTTGCCACATAA